The following are from one region of the Channa argus isolate prfri chromosome 6, Channa argus male v1.0, whole genome shotgun sequence genome:
- the spartb gene encoding spartin b isoform X2, with protein MEKAKQDAFDNARLQVIKDGYERAFECINKGLSADEAGYKTEALELYKRGRQYLLRAIAVPSQGDECVGGSWDSARQMQQKMQETLNNITTRLAILETSCDPEPVPTLSSNITGRSAECLYPNLPTKEKPAPPNMISANGQAAGAVGGLAACSNVLPVSPTRQLVTLAEQPPAYSLQAADGHVSISYGTDTGEMSSVGDEFYSRTSNSTPSLQSVCEDGEELLYIPHGVQIFFVTPEGQVSAPSYPGYLRLVKFTSDHSDRIPNRPPAFLQVCDWLYPLMALDSPVLLCNTGVFMFPDMMAPSPGYYVGVVLSSELPAANRDLLQQLLSQMTDLRVQAPDEAADTINLSQKVPITTPEETAPATAEEDNALPEWSEKVASGILTGASWLSWGLVKGAEFTGKAINKGASKLREHIAPEDTPTHVSPTVTKGLHVAKQATGGAVKVSQFLVDGVCAVAGCVGRELAPHVKKHGGKLIPESMRKDKDGRSNIDGAMVVAASGVQGFATIWTGLEVAAKNITTNVASETVTTIKHKFRGLQNILDPPNEKT; from the exons ATGGAGAAAGCCAAACAAGATGCGTTTGACAATGCCAGACTTCAGGTGATCAAAGATGGCTACGAGAGGGCCTTTGAGTGCATCAACAAGGGGCTGTCGGCAGATGAAGCTGGATACAAGACAGAGGCCCTGGAGCTCTACAAGCGAGGGCGGCAGTACCTTCTCAGGGCCATCGCCGTGCCCTCACAGGGCGACGAGTGCGTCGGCGGCTCCTGGGACTCAGCTAGACAGATGCAACAGAAGATGCAGGAGACGCTGAACAACATCACCACTCGCCTCGCTATATTGGAGACCAGCTGTGACCCAGAGCCTGTACCTACACTGAGCTCTAACATTACAGGCAGGTCTGCAGAATGTCTTTATCCAAATCTCCCCACTAAAGAGAAGCCGGCTCCACCAAACATGATTTCTGCTAATGGCCAGGCAGCAGGAGCTGTTGGAGGCCTGGCTGCATGCAGTAATGTGCTTCCTGTGTCGCCTACCCGACAGCTTGTGACTTTGGCCGAACAGCCCCCAGCTTACTCCCTTCAGGCAGCTGATGGCCACGTATCGATCTCATATGGAACAGACACAGGGGAGATGTCGTCGGTTGGGGATGAATTCTACAGTCGTACATCTAATTCCACACCGTCTCTCCAGAGTGTGTGCGAAGACGGAGAAGAGCTGCTGTACATCCCTCATGGTGTACAGATATTCTTTGTCACACCTGAGGGGCAAGTGAGCGCTCCCTCGTACCCTGGTTACCTGCGACTGGTAAAGTTTACCAGTGACCACTCTGACAGAATACCCAACCGGCCACCAGCATTTCTGCAG GTTTGTGACTGGCTGTACCCTCTGATGGCCCTGGACTCTCCAGTGTTGCTGTGTAACACTGGTGTCTTCATGTTTCCGGACATGATGGCGCCATCTCCAGGCTATTATGTAGGTGTGGTGTTGTCCTCTGAGCTGCCTGCTGCAAACAGAGACCTGCTCCAACAGCTGCTGTCCCAGATGACAGATCTCAGGGTACAG GCTCCCGATGAAGCTGCAGACACCATTAATCTCAGTCAGAAGGTGCCCATCACTACACCTGAAGAGACTGCTCCAGCAACGGCCGAAGAGGATAATGCTCTGCCTGAGTGGAGTGAGAAGGTGGCAAGTGGGATTTTGACAG GTGCATCCTGGTTAAGCTGGGGCCTAGTGAAAGGAGCTGAGTTCACAGGAAAGGCCATAAACAAAGGGGCATCCAAACTCAGAGAACATATCGCTCCAGAGGACACACCCACCCACGTCAGCCCCACTGTCACCAAAGGGCTCCATGTTGCCAAGCAAGCAACAGGGGGAGCTGTCAAAGTCAGCCAGTTTCTAG TGGATGGTGTGTGTGCTGTCGCTGGCTGTGTGGGTCGGGAGTTGGCTCCACATGTGAAGAAACATGGAGGCAAGCTCATCCCAGAGTCCATGAGGAAAGACAAGGATGGGCGTTCCAACATAGATGGAGCCATGGTAGTGGCTGCCAGTGGAGTGCAAG GATTTGCCACCATTTGGACTGGTTTGGAAGTGGCAGCAAAGAACATTACTACAAATGTAGCATCTGAGACTGTTACCACCATTAAACATAA ATTTAGGGGTCTACAAAACATCCTCGACCCACCTAATGAGAAGACATGA
- the dclk1b gene encoding serine/threonine-protein kinase DCLK1b isoform X2 encodes MELEHFDERDKAQRYTRRGSRGNGLPSPTHSAHCSLYRTRTLQALTSEKKAKKIRFYRNGDRYFKGIVYAISQERFRSLEALLADLTRSLSDNVNLPQGVRTIYTIDGTTKIDSMDQLVEGESYVCASIEPYKKLDYTKNVNPNWSVGAKTAVSVRDPSYLGSAKAGSQESKEGKDFIRPKLVTIVRSGVKPRKAVRILLNKKTAHSFEQVMSDITDAIKLDSGVVKRLYTVDGKMITGLQDFFGDDDIFIACGPEKFRYQDDFNLDESECRVAKSASYGRLPTLQGRSSPRGSGMSRRSKSPSSAGSANGTAGSQLSTPRSGKSPSPSPTSPASLRRRQGSQHSGSSLSLASTKVCSSMDEGDGPGYEAEPVDEYPSVPASIAEHYKVGRTLGDGNFAVVKECVERSTGREYALKIIRKEKCRGKINLH; translated from the exons ATGGAGCTAGAGCACTTTGATGAGCGGGACAAGGCTCAGAGATACACCCGAAGGGGCTCAAGAGGGAATGGCCTCCCCAGTCCCACTCATAGTGCTCACTGCAGTCTGTACAGAACCAGAACACTGCAAGCACTGACCTCAGAAAAGAAGGCCAAGAAGATTCGTTTCTATCGCAATGGGGACCGCTACTTCAAGGGGATTGTGTATGCCATTTCTCAGGAGAGATTTAGGTCTCTGGAAGCACTCCTTGCTGACCTGACAAGATCCCTGTCAGATAATGTTAACTTGCCCCAAGGGGTACGGACCATATATACAATTGATGGGACAACAAAGATCGACAGCATGGACCAGCTGGTGGAAG GTGAGAGCTATGTTTGTGCATCCATTGAGCCCTACAAGAAGCTGGACTACACAAAGAATGTAAATCCTAACTGGTCAGTTGGTGCTAAGACTGCAGTTTCCGTCCGTGACCCTTCCTACCTTGGTAGTGCCAAGGCTGGATCACAAGAATCCAAAGAGGGCAAGGACTTCATCAGGCCCAAACTAGTAACCATTGTCCGCAGCGGCGTAAAGCCTCGCAAGGCCGTACGGATCTTGCTCAACAAGAAAACGGCACACTCCTTTGAGCAAGTCATGAGTGACATCACAGATGCCATTAAGCTCGACTCTGGAGTTGTCAAAAGGCTATATACTGTTGACGGCAAGATG ATCACCGGTCTTCAGGACTTTTTTGGAGATGATGATATTTTCATTGCTTGTGGCCCAGAAAAGTTCCGATATCAGGATGACTTCAACTTGGATGAAAGTG AATGCAGGGTGGCTAAGTCTGCATCATATGGCCGGCTTCCCACATTGCAGGGTCGCTCTTCcccaagaggtagtgggatgtCTCGCAGAAGCAAATCACCCTCATCTGCTGGTTcag CTAATGGCACTGCAGGCAGTCAGCTTTCCACACCTCGTTCTGGAAAATCTCCAAGCCCTTCTCCGACCAGTCCAGCTAGCCTCCGAAGAAGACAG GGATCTCAACACAGTGGCTCCTCGCTCTCTTTAGCTTCTACCAAGGTTTGCAGCTCAATGGATGAAGGAGATGGGCCTGGTTATGAAG CTGAGCCAGTGGATGAGTACCCCTCGGTTCCTGCCTCCATAGCGGAGCATTACAAAGTGGGGAGGACTTTAGGGGATGGAAACTTTGCTGTGGTCAAAGAATGTGTGGAGAGATCCACTGGAAGAGAGTATGCTCTGAAGATCATCAGGAAGGAGAAATGCAGGGGAAAA ataaaCCTCCATTAA
- the spartb gene encoding spartin b isoform X1, giving the protein MEKAKQDAFDNARLQVIKDGYERAFECINKGLSADEAGYKTEALELYKRGRQYLLRAIAVPSQGDECVGGSWDSARQMQQKMQETLNNITTRLAILETSCDPEPVPTLSSNITGRSAECLYPNLPTKEKPAPPNMISANGQAAGAVGGLAACSNVLPVSPTRQLVTLAEQPPAYSLQAADGHVSISYGTDTGEMSSVGDEFYSRTSNSTPSLQSVCEDGEELLYIPHGVQIFFVTPEGQVSAPSYPGYLRLVKFTSDHSDRIPNRPPAFLQVCDWLYPLMALDSPVLLCNTGVFMFPDMMAPSPGYYVGVVLSSELPAANRDLLQQLLSQMTDLRVQAPDEAADTINLSQKVPITTPEETAPATAEEDNALPEWSEKVASGILTGASWLSWGLVKGAEFTGKAINKGASKLREHIAPEDTPTHVSPTVTKGLHVAKQATGGAVKVSQFLVDGVCAVAGCVGRELAPHVKKHGGKLIPESMRKDKDGRSNIDGAMVVAASGVQGFATIWTGLEVAAKNITTNVASETVTTIKHKYGAAAGEATDHAVNSAINVGITAVNIDNLGIKAVVKRTGKQTAQAILEDYKLQENPENEKQVEKLDK; this is encoded by the exons ATGGAGAAAGCCAAACAAGATGCGTTTGACAATGCCAGACTTCAGGTGATCAAAGATGGCTACGAGAGGGCCTTTGAGTGCATCAACAAGGGGCTGTCGGCAGATGAAGCTGGATACAAGACAGAGGCCCTGGAGCTCTACAAGCGAGGGCGGCAGTACCTTCTCAGGGCCATCGCCGTGCCCTCACAGGGCGACGAGTGCGTCGGCGGCTCCTGGGACTCAGCTAGACAGATGCAACAGAAGATGCAGGAGACGCTGAACAACATCACCACTCGCCTCGCTATATTGGAGACCAGCTGTGACCCAGAGCCTGTACCTACACTGAGCTCTAACATTACAGGCAGGTCTGCAGAATGTCTTTATCCAAATCTCCCCACTAAAGAGAAGCCGGCTCCACCAAACATGATTTCTGCTAATGGCCAGGCAGCAGGAGCTGTTGGAGGCCTGGCTGCATGCAGTAATGTGCTTCCTGTGTCGCCTACCCGACAGCTTGTGACTTTGGCCGAACAGCCCCCAGCTTACTCCCTTCAGGCAGCTGATGGCCACGTATCGATCTCATATGGAACAGACACAGGGGAGATGTCGTCGGTTGGGGATGAATTCTACAGTCGTACATCTAATTCCACACCGTCTCTCCAGAGTGTGTGCGAAGACGGAGAAGAGCTGCTGTACATCCCTCATGGTGTACAGATATTCTTTGTCACACCTGAGGGGCAAGTGAGCGCTCCCTCGTACCCTGGTTACCTGCGACTGGTAAAGTTTACCAGTGACCACTCTGACAGAATACCCAACCGGCCACCAGCATTTCTGCAG GTTTGTGACTGGCTGTACCCTCTGATGGCCCTGGACTCTCCAGTGTTGCTGTGTAACACTGGTGTCTTCATGTTTCCGGACATGATGGCGCCATCTCCAGGCTATTATGTAGGTGTGGTGTTGTCCTCTGAGCTGCCTGCTGCAAACAGAGACCTGCTCCAACAGCTGCTGTCCCAGATGACAGATCTCAGGGTACAG GCTCCCGATGAAGCTGCAGACACCATTAATCTCAGTCAGAAGGTGCCCATCACTACACCTGAAGAGACTGCTCCAGCAACGGCCGAAGAGGATAATGCTCTGCCTGAGTGGAGTGAGAAGGTGGCAAGTGGGATTTTGACAG GTGCATCCTGGTTAAGCTGGGGCCTAGTGAAAGGAGCTGAGTTCACAGGAAAGGCCATAAACAAAGGGGCATCCAAACTCAGAGAACATATCGCTCCAGAGGACACACCCACCCACGTCAGCCCCACTGTCACCAAAGGGCTCCATGTTGCCAAGCAAGCAACAGGGGGAGCTGTCAAAGTCAGCCAGTTTCTAG TGGATGGTGTGTGTGCTGTCGCTGGCTGTGTGGGTCGGGAGTTGGCTCCACATGTGAAGAAACATGGAGGCAAGCTCATCCCAGAGTCCATGAGGAAAGACAAGGATGGGCGTTCCAACATAGATGGAGCCATGGTAGTGGCTGCCAGTGGAGTGCAAG GATTTGCCACCATTTGGACTGGTTTGGAAGTGGCAGCAAAGAACATTACTACAAATGTAGCATCTGAGACTGTTACCACCATTAAACATAA GTATGGGGCAGCAGCAGGAGAAGCCACAGATCACGCTGTTAATTCTGCCATTAACGTGGGTATCACAGCCGTCAATATCGACAACTTGGGGATCAAAGCTGTGGTGAAACGGACCGGAAAGCAGACTGCGCAAGCTATTTTGGAAGACTACAAGCTTCAGGAAAACCCAGAGAACGAGAAGCAAGTGGAGAAATTGGACAAATAA
- the dclk1b gene encoding serine/threonine-protein kinase DCLK1b isoform X1, which translates to MELEHFDERDKAQRYTRRGSRGNGLPSPTHSAHCSLYRTRTLQALTSEKKAKKIRFYRNGDRYFKGIVYAISQERFRSLEALLADLTRSLSDNVNLPQGVRTIYTIDGTTKIDSMDQLVEGESYVCASIEPYKKLDYTKNVNPNWSVGAKTAVSVRDPSYLGSAKAGSQESKEGKDFIRPKLVTIVRSGVKPRKAVRILLNKKTAHSFEQVMSDITDAIKLDSGVVKRLYTVDGKMITGLQDFFGDDDIFIACGPEKFRYQDDFNLDESECRVAKSASYGRLPTLQGRSSPRGSGMSRRSKSPSSAGSANGTAGSQLSTPRSGKSPSPSPTSPASLRRRQGSQHSGSSLSLASTKVCSSMDEGDGPGYEAEPVDEYPSVPASIAEHYKVGRTLGDGNFAVVKECVERSTGREYALKIIRKEKCRGKEHMIQSEVSILRRVKHPNIVLLIEEMDTHGELYLVMELVKGGDLFDAITSSNRYTERDASCMLFNLASAIKYLHSLNIVHRDIKPENLLVYEHHDGSRSLKLGDFGLATVVNGPLYAVCGTPTYVAPEIFAETGYGLKVDIWAAGVITYILLCGFPPFRGCGEDQEALFEQILRCELDFPAPYWDNVSDNAKALITGMLQVDVGQRYTAVHVLDHPWVNDDGVSENKQQQLPVAGKIKKHFNTGPKPNSTTAGVSVITTTPLDKEKQVFRRRRHQDVKSTPPHPHSVGACAPHTANFGLSPAEFTSESEDLSPSSADTVRSPTSPF; encoded by the exons ATGGAGCTAGAGCACTTTGATGAGCGGGACAAGGCTCAGAGATACACCCGAAGGGGCTCAAGAGGGAATGGCCTCCCCAGTCCCACTCATAGTGCTCACTGCAGTCTGTACAGAACCAGAACACTGCAAGCACTGACCTCAGAAAAGAAGGCCAAGAAGATTCGTTTCTATCGCAATGGGGACCGCTACTTCAAGGGGATTGTGTATGCCATTTCTCAGGAGAGATTTAGGTCTCTGGAAGCACTCCTTGCTGACCTGACAAGATCCCTGTCAGATAATGTTAACTTGCCCCAAGGGGTACGGACCATATATACAATTGATGGGACAACAAAGATCGACAGCATGGACCAGCTGGTGGAAG GTGAGAGCTATGTTTGTGCATCCATTGAGCCCTACAAGAAGCTGGACTACACAAAGAATGTAAATCCTAACTGGTCAGTTGGTGCTAAGACTGCAGTTTCCGTCCGTGACCCTTCCTACCTTGGTAGTGCCAAGGCTGGATCACAAGAATCCAAAGAGGGCAAGGACTTCATCAGGCCCAAACTAGTAACCATTGTCCGCAGCGGCGTAAAGCCTCGCAAGGCCGTACGGATCTTGCTCAACAAGAAAACGGCACACTCCTTTGAGCAAGTCATGAGTGACATCACAGATGCCATTAAGCTCGACTCTGGAGTTGTCAAAAGGCTATATACTGTTGACGGCAAGATG ATCACCGGTCTTCAGGACTTTTTTGGAGATGATGATATTTTCATTGCTTGTGGCCCAGAAAAGTTCCGATATCAGGATGACTTCAACTTGGATGAAAGTG AATGCAGGGTGGCTAAGTCTGCATCATATGGCCGGCTTCCCACATTGCAGGGTCGCTCTTCcccaagaggtagtgggatgtCTCGCAGAAGCAAATCACCCTCATCTGCTGGTTcag CTAATGGCACTGCAGGCAGTCAGCTTTCCACACCTCGTTCTGGAAAATCTCCAAGCCCTTCTCCGACCAGTCCAGCTAGCCTCCGAAGAAGACAG GGATCTCAACACAGTGGCTCCTCGCTCTCTTTAGCTTCTACCAAGGTTTGCAGCTCAATGGATGAAGGAGATGGGCCTGGTTATGAAG CTGAGCCAGTGGATGAGTACCCCTCGGTTCCTGCCTCCATAGCGGAGCATTACAAAGTGGGGAGGACTTTAGGGGATGGAAACTTTGCTGTGGTCAAAGAATGTGTGGAGAGATCCACTGGAAGAGAGTATGCTCTGAAGATCATCAGGAAGGAGAAATGCAGGGGAAAA GAGCACATGATTCAGAGTGAGGTGTCCATCCTGCGGCGTGTAAAACATCCCAATATTGTACTTCTGATTGAAGAAATGGACACACATGGTGAACTATATCTCGTAATGGAGTTGGTTAAG GGGGGTGATCTTTTCGATGCCATCACCTCTTCAAACAGATACACAGAGCGAGATGCCAGCTGTATGCTGTTCAATCTGGCAAGTGCCATCAAGTACCTGCACAGTCTCAATATTGTCCACCGAGACATAAAACCAGAAAACCTTTTG GTCTATGAGCACCATGATGGTAGCAGATCTCTGAAACTTGGAGACTTTGGCTTGGCTACTGTGGTCAACGGTCCCCTCTATGCTGTGTGTGGAACACCCACATACGTTGCACCAGAGATTTTTGCTGAGACCGG ATACGGCCTCAAGGTCGACATTTGGGCAGCTGGTGTCATCACTTATATACTGCTCTGTGGCTTCCCTCCTTTCCGTGG CTGTGGGGAAGATCAAGAGGCTCTCTTTGAACAGATTTTGAGGTGTGAGCTTGATTTCCCTGCACCATACTGGGACAATGTGTCTGACAATGCCAAG GCTCTAATCACCGGGATGCTGCAGGTGGATGTGGGTCAGAGATACACAGCTGTACATGTGCTTGATCACCCCTGGGTCAAC GATGATGGTGTTTCCGAGaataagcagcagcagctgcctgTGGCTGGGAAGATCAAAAAGCACTTCAACACTGGGCCCAAGCCCAACAGCACCACAGCAGGAGTGTCAGTCATCACA ACCACGCCACTTGATAAGGAGAAGCAAGTTTTCAGACGAAGACGCCACCAAGATGTGAAGTCCactcccccccacccacacagtGTTGGTGCCTGCGCCCCCCACACTGCCAACTTTGGCCTCTCCCCTGCTGAATTCACTTCCGAGTCCGAAGACCTTTCCCCAAGTTCAGCTGACACTGTCCGTTCACCCACCTCTCCATTTTAA
- the dclk1b gene encoding serine/threonine-protein kinase DCLK1b isoform X3: MELEHFDERDKAQRYTRRGSRGNGLPSPTHSAHCSLYRTRTLQALTSEKKAKKIRFYRNGDRYFKGIVYAISQERFRSLEALLADLTRSLSDNVNLPQGVRTIYTIDGTTKIDSMDQLVEGESYVCASIEPYKKLDYTKNVNPNWSVGAKTAVSVRDPSYLGSAKAGSQESKEGKDFIRPKLVTIVRSGVKPRKAVRILLNKKTAHSFEQVMSDITDAIKLDSGVVKRLYTVDGKMITGLQDFFGDDDIFIACGPEKFRYQDDFNLDESECRVAKSASYGRLPTLQGRSSPRGSGMSRRSKSPSSAGSANGTAGSQLSTPRSGKSPSPSPTSPASLRRRQGSQHSGSSLSLASTKVCSSMDEGDGPGYEAEPVDEYPSVPASIAEHYKVGRTLGDGNFAVVKECVERSTGREYALKIIRKEKCRGKEHMIQSEVSILRRVKHPNIVLLIEEMDTHGELYLVMELVKGGDLFDAITSSNRYTERDASCMLFNLASAIKYLHSLNIVHRDIKPENLLVYEHHDGSRSLKLGDFGLATVVNGPLYAVCGTPTYVAPEIFAETGYGLKVDIWAAGVITYILLCGFPPFRGCGEDQEALFEQILRCELDFPAPYWDNVSDNAKALITGMLQVDVGQRYTAVHVLDHPWVNDDGVSENKQQQLPVAGKIKKHFNTGPKPNSTTAGVSVITPDMDFTIQRSGSLDHCQHPGLYWIRPRHLIRRSKFSDEDATKM; the protein is encoded by the exons ATGGAGCTAGAGCACTTTGATGAGCGGGACAAGGCTCAGAGATACACCCGAAGGGGCTCAAGAGGGAATGGCCTCCCCAGTCCCACTCATAGTGCTCACTGCAGTCTGTACAGAACCAGAACACTGCAAGCACTGACCTCAGAAAAGAAGGCCAAGAAGATTCGTTTCTATCGCAATGGGGACCGCTACTTCAAGGGGATTGTGTATGCCATTTCTCAGGAGAGATTTAGGTCTCTGGAAGCACTCCTTGCTGACCTGACAAGATCCCTGTCAGATAATGTTAACTTGCCCCAAGGGGTACGGACCATATATACAATTGATGGGACAACAAAGATCGACAGCATGGACCAGCTGGTGGAAG GTGAGAGCTATGTTTGTGCATCCATTGAGCCCTACAAGAAGCTGGACTACACAAAGAATGTAAATCCTAACTGGTCAGTTGGTGCTAAGACTGCAGTTTCCGTCCGTGACCCTTCCTACCTTGGTAGTGCCAAGGCTGGATCACAAGAATCCAAAGAGGGCAAGGACTTCATCAGGCCCAAACTAGTAACCATTGTCCGCAGCGGCGTAAAGCCTCGCAAGGCCGTACGGATCTTGCTCAACAAGAAAACGGCACACTCCTTTGAGCAAGTCATGAGTGACATCACAGATGCCATTAAGCTCGACTCTGGAGTTGTCAAAAGGCTATATACTGTTGACGGCAAGATG ATCACCGGTCTTCAGGACTTTTTTGGAGATGATGATATTTTCATTGCTTGTGGCCCAGAAAAGTTCCGATATCAGGATGACTTCAACTTGGATGAAAGTG AATGCAGGGTGGCTAAGTCTGCATCATATGGCCGGCTTCCCACATTGCAGGGTCGCTCTTCcccaagaggtagtgggatgtCTCGCAGAAGCAAATCACCCTCATCTGCTGGTTcag CTAATGGCACTGCAGGCAGTCAGCTTTCCACACCTCGTTCTGGAAAATCTCCAAGCCCTTCTCCGACCAGTCCAGCTAGCCTCCGAAGAAGACAG GGATCTCAACACAGTGGCTCCTCGCTCTCTTTAGCTTCTACCAAGGTTTGCAGCTCAATGGATGAAGGAGATGGGCCTGGTTATGAAG CTGAGCCAGTGGATGAGTACCCCTCGGTTCCTGCCTCCATAGCGGAGCATTACAAAGTGGGGAGGACTTTAGGGGATGGAAACTTTGCTGTGGTCAAAGAATGTGTGGAGAGATCCACTGGAAGAGAGTATGCTCTGAAGATCATCAGGAAGGAGAAATGCAGGGGAAAA GAGCACATGATTCAGAGTGAGGTGTCCATCCTGCGGCGTGTAAAACATCCCAATATTGTACTTCTGATTGAAGAAATGGACACACATGGTGAACTATATCTCGTAATGGAGTTGGTTAAG GGGGGTGATCTTTTCGATGCCATCACCTCTTCAAACAGATACACAGAGCGAGATGCCAGCTGTATGCTGTTCAATCTGGCAAGTGCCATCAAGTACCTGCACAGTCTCAATATTGTCCACCGAGACATAAAACCAGAAAACCTTTTG GTCTATGAGCACCATGATGGTAGCAGATCTCTGAAACTTGGAGACTTTGGCTTGGCTACTGTGGTCAACGGTCCCCTCTATGCTGTGTGTGGAACACCCACATACGTTGCACCAGAGATTTTTGCTGAGACCGG ATACGGCCTCAAGGTCGACATTTGGGCAGCTGGTGTCATCACTTATATACTGCTCTGTGGCTTCCCTCCTTTCCGTGG CTGTGGGGAAGATCAAGAGGCTCTCTTTGAACAGATTTTGAGGTGTGAGCTTGATTTCCCTGCACCATACTGGGACAATGTGTCTGACAATGCCAAG GCTCTAATCACCGGGATGCTGCAGGTGGATGTGGGTCAGAGATACACAGCTGTACATGTGCTTGATCACCCCTGGGTCAAC GATGATGGTGTTTCCGAGaataagcagcagcagctgcctgTGGCTGGGAAGATCAAAAAGCACTTCAACACTGGGCCCAAGCCCAACAGCACCACAGCAGGAGTGTCAGTCATCACA CCGGACATGGACTTTACGATCCAGAGGTCAGGGTCTTTGGACCACTGTCAGCATCCAGGATTATACTGGATAAG ACCACGCCACTTGATAAGGAGAAGCAAGTTTTCAGACGAAGACGCCACCAAGATGTGA